The Hypanus sabinus isolate sHypSab1 chromosome 1, sHypSab1.hap1, whole genome shotgun sequence genome contains a region encoding:
- the LOC132394050 gene encoding trypsin-like isoform X1, whose amino-acid sequence MKTLLLFSLLGLAAAAPTSDDDKIVGGYECPKHSTPWIVSLNVGYHTCGGSLINENWVVSAAHCYRSHFQVRLGEHDILVTEGTEQFIESEMVIRHPRYNYYTLDNDIMLIKLSRPAALNRNVVSIPLPTHCASAGDECLISGWGDTRDAAVSGDQLQCLRAPVLSETDCKNSYPGMITNSMICVGFLEGGKDSCQGDSGGPVVCDGVLQGIVSWGFGCAERDNPGVYTRVCNFVSWIQKTMVAN is encoded by the exons ATGAAGACCCTCTTGTTGTTTTCCCTCCTCGGGCTGGCTG CCGCCGCTCCCACCAGCGACGACGACAAGATTGTCGGGGGGTATGAATGTCCGAAACACTCCACGCCTTGGATCGTCTCGCTCAACGTCGGCTACCACACGTGTGGCGGGTCGCTCATCAACGAGAATTGGGTGGTGTCCGCTGCCCACTGCTACCGGAG CCATTTCCAGGTGCGTTTGGGTGAACACGACATCCTGGTCACGGAAGGTACGGAGCAGTTCATTGAGTCGGAGATGGTGATCCGCCACCCCAGGTACAACTACTACACCCTGGACAACGACATCATGCTGATCAAACTGTCACGGCCCGCCGCTCTCAACCGCAACGTGGTCTCCATCCCACTCCCAACGCACTGCGCAAGCGCAGGCGATGAGTGTCTCATCTCCGGCTGGGGCGACACCAGAGACGCCG CCGTCAGCGGTGACCAGTTACAGTGTCTGAGAGCCCCCGTCCTCAGCGAGACGGACTGCAAGAATTCGTACCCGGGGATGATCACCAACAGCATGATATGTGTCGGATTCCTGGAGGGAGGCAAGGATTCCTGCCAG GGTGACTCCGGCGGACCAGTGGTGTGTGACGGGGTGCTACAAGGTATAGTCTCCTGGGGCTTCGGATGCGCTGAGAGGGATAACCCCGGTGTCTACACTCGCGTCTGCAACTTCGTCTCCTGGATACAGAAGACGATGGTAGCGAATTAA
- the LOC132394050 gene encoding trypsin-like isoform X2, protein MSLLILLVSATLSLDDDKIVGGYECPKHSTPWIVSLNVGYHTCGGSLINENWVVSAAHCYRSHFQVRLGEHDILVTEGTEQFIESEMVIRHPRYNYYTLDNDIMLIKLSRPAALNRNVVSIPLPTHCASAGDECLISGWGDTRDAAVSGDQLQCLRAPVLSETDCKNSYPGMITNSMICVGFLEGGKDSCQGDSGGPVVCDGVLQGIVSWGFGCAERDNPGVYTRVCNFVSWIQKTMVAN, encoded by the exons atgagtttgttgattctgttggtgtctgctaccctcagcct CGACGACGACAAGATTGTCGGGGGGTATGAATGTCCGAAACACTCCACGCCTTGGATCGTCTCGCTCAACGTCGGCTACCACACGTGTGGCGGGTCGCTCATCAACGAGAATTGGGTGGTGTCCGCTGCCCACTGCTACCGGAG CCATTTCCAGGTGCGTTTGGGTGAACACGACATCCTGGTCACGGAAGGTACGGAGCAGTTCATTGAGTCGGAGATGGTGATCCGCCACCCCAGGTACAACTACTACACCCTGGACAACGACATCATGCTGATCAAACTGTCACGGCCCGCCGCTCTCAACCGCAACGTGGTCTCCATCCCACTCCCAACGCACTGCGCAAGCGCAGGCGATGAGTGTCTCATCTCCGGCTGGGGCGACACCAGAGACGCCG CCGTCAGCGGTGACCAGTTACAGTGTCTGAGAGCCCCCGTCCTCAGCGAGACGGACTGCAAGAATTCGTACCCGGGGATGATCACCAACAGCATGATATGTGTCGGATTCCTGGAGGGAGGCAAGGATTCCTGCCAG GGTGACTCCGGCGGACCAGTGGTGTGTGACGGGGTGCTACAAGGTATAGTCTCCTGGGGCTTCGGATGCGCTGAGAGGGATAACCCCGGTGTCTACACTCGCGTCTGCAACTTCGTCTCCTGGATACAGAAGACGATGGTAGCGAATTAA
- the LOC132394050 gene encoding trypsin-like isoform X3: MKTLLLFSLLGLAAAAPTSDDDKIVGGYECPKHSTPWIVSLNVGYHTCGGSLINENWVVSAAHCYRSHFQVRLGEHDILVTEGTEQFIESEMVIRHPRYNYYTLDNDIMLIKLSRPAALNRNVVSIPLPTHCASAGDECLISGWGDTRDAGADYGDQLQCLRAPVLSETDCKNSYPGMITNSMICVGFLEGGKDSCQGDSGGPVVCDGVLQGIVSWGFGCAERDNPGVYTRVCNFVSWIQKTMVAN, from the exons ATGAAGACCCTCTTGTTGTTTTCCCTCCTCGGGCTGGCTG CCGCCGCTCCCACCAGCGACGACGACAAGATTGTCGGGGGGTATGAATGTCCGAAACACTCCACGCCTTGGATCGTCTCGCTCAACGTCGGCTACCACACGTGTGGCGGGTCGCTCATCAACGAGAATTGGGTGGTGTCCGCTGCCCACTGCTACCGGAG CCATTTCCAGGTGCGTTTGGGTGAACACGACATCCTGGTCACGGAAGGTACGGAGCAGTTCATTGAGTCGGAGATGGTGATCCGCCACCCCAGGTACAACTACTACACCCTGGACAACGACATCATGCTGATCAAACTGTCACGGCCCGCCGCTCTCAACCGCAACGTGGTCTCCATCCCACTCCCAACGCACTGCGCAAGCGCAGGCGATGAGTGTCTCATCTCCGGCTGGGGCGACACCAGAGACGCCG GGGCTGATTA CGGTGACCAGTTACAGTGTCTGAGAGCCCCCGTCCTCAGCGAGACGGACTGCAAGAATTCGTACCCGGGGATGATCACCAACAGCATGATATGTGTCGGATTCCTGGAGGGAGGCAAGGATTCCTGCCAG GGTGACTCCGGCGGACCAGTGGTGTGTGACGGGGTGCTACAAGGTATAGTCTCCTGGGGCTTCGGATGCGCTGAGAGGGATAACCCCGGTGTCTACACTCGCGTCTGCAACTTCGTCTCCTGGATACAGAAGACGATGGTAGCGAATTAA
- the LOC132394063 gene encoding trypsin-like isoform X1: MKTLLLFSLLGLAAAAPTSDDDKIVGGYECPKHSTPWIVSLNVGYHMCGGSLINENWVVSAAHCYRSHFQVRLGEHDIIVTEGTEQFIESEMVIRHPRYNYYTLDNDIMLIKLSRPAALNRNVVSIPLPTQCASAGDECLISGWGDTRDPAVSGDQLQCLRAPVLSQTDCENSYPGMITNSMICVGFLEGGKDSCQGDSGGPVVCDGVLQGIVSWGFGCAERDNPGVYTRVCNFVSWIQNTMAAN; the protein is encoded by the exons ATGAAGACCCTCTTGTTGTTTTCCCTCCTCGGGCTGGCTG CCGCCGCTCCCACCAGCGACGACGACAAGATTGTCGGGGGGTATGAATGTCCGAAACACTCCACGCCTTGGATCGTCTCGCTCAACGTCGGCTACCACATGTGTGGCGGGTCGCTCATCAACGAGAATTGGGTGGTGTCCGCTGCCCACTGCTACCGGAG CCATTTCCAGGTGCGTTTGGGTGAACACGACATCATAGTCACGGAAGGGACGGAGCAGTTCATTGAGTCGGAGATGGTGATCCGCCACCCCAGGTACAACTACTACACCCTGGACAACGACATCATGCTGATCAAACTGTCACGGCCCGCCGCTCTCAACCGCAACGTGGTCTCCATCCCACTCCCAACGCAGTGCGCAAGCGCAGGCGATGAGTGTCTCATCTCCGGCTGGGGCGACACCAGAGACCCCG CCGTCAGCGGTGACCAGTTACAGTGTCTGAGAGCCCCCGTCCTCAGCCAGACGGACTGCGAGAATTCGTACCCGGGGATGATCACCAACAGCATGATATGTGTCGGATTCCTGGAGGGAGGCAAGGATTCCTGCCAG GGTGACTCCGGCGGACCAGTGGTGTGTGACGGGGTGCTACAAGGTATAGTCTCCTGGGGCTTCGGATGCGCCGAGAGGGATAACCCCGGTGTCTACACTCGCGTCTGCAACTTCGTCTCCTGGATACAGAACACGATGGCGGCGAATTAA
- the LOC132394063 gene encoding trypsin-like isoform X2, which translates to MKTLLLFSLLGLAAAAPTSDDDKIVGGYECPKHSTPWIVSLNVGYHMCGGSLINENWVVSAAHCYRSHFQVRLGEHDIIVTEGTEQFIESEMVIRHPRYNYYTLDNDIMLIKLSRPAALNRNVVSIPLPTQCASAGDECLISGWGDTRDPGADYGDQLQCLRAPVLSQTDCENSYPGMITNSMICVGFLEGGKDSCQGDSGGPVVCDGVLQGIVSWGFGCAERDNPGVYTRVCNFVSWIQNTMAAN; encoded by the exons ATGAAGACCCTCTTGTTGTTTTCCCTCCTCGGGCTGGCTG CCGCCGCTCCCACCAGCGACGACGACAAGATTGTCGGGGGGTATGAATGTCCGAAACACTCCACGCCTTGGATCGTCTCGCTCAACGTCGGCTACCACATGTGTGGCGGGTCGCTCATCAACGAGAATTGGGTGGTGTCCGCTGCCCACTGCTACCGGAG CCATTTCCAGGTGCGTTTGGGTGAACACGACATCATAGTCACGGAAGGGACGGAGCAGTTCATTGAGTCGGAGATGGTGATCCGCCACCCCAGGTACAACTACTACACCCTGGACAACGACATCATGCTGATCAAACTGTCACGGCCCGCCGCTCTCAACCGCAACGTGGTCTCCATCCCACTCCCAACGCAGTGCGCAAGCGCAGGCGATGAGTGTCTCATCTCCGGCTGGGGCGACACCAGAGACCCCG GGGCTGATTA CGGTGACCAGTTACAGTGTCTGAGAGCCCCCGTCCTCAGCCAGACGGACTGCGAGAATTCGTACCCGGGGATGATCACCAACAGCATGATATGTGTCGGATTCCTGGAGGGAGGCAAGGATTCCTGCCAG GGTGACTCCGGCGGACCAGTGGTGTGTGACGGGGTGCTACAAGGTATAGTCTCCTGGGGCTTCGGATGCGCCGAGAGGGATAACCCCGGTGTCTACACTCGCGTCTGCAACTTCGTCTCCTGGATACAGAACACGATGGCGGCGAATTAA